From Microplitis mediator isolate UGA2020A chromosome 11, iyMicMedi2.1, whole genome shotgun sequence, one genomic window encodes:
- the LOC130677190 gene encoding brain tumor protein → MASTTIAVPAATAPVVVTTIHKEEVDGGDPLAEWNVSDTAGSEGTVGNAGDGEALEETPRSNGINGSSSGGEECALCEGKLSSPRLLSCLHVFCEACLDKLLIDETDETIKGSALSCPICGQRTSVGARGAASLPCDYVLTNILDMSAIENMTVLCTSCKAKESAVARCSDCANFLCPNCNTAHQFMRCFESHKVIAFEDLKRSNKTVPIHKPIFCDCHPAENIKFYCYTCQEPICNECLLVEHKTPEHQYERLSDAEGSQIEELVNLMSESKNKIIECDKTSSHLENALSELQAQHDQAKDLIIETFQSYKAILEKCRDNALNDLEKLHSERELEVMDTFHNVEKSAEKIEDACRFTSRLLEHGDSTEILALKRTVATQLMNLINNTPKSNIKYSIEFQTDFDNFEKFAKESFGKFKTESTPAVKTSPEIITTMATCASQQQPQPQQQQQQQQMVSIPCPNSISTNSSMSLPTSMQSSFEGDTFIIPPPTSSPQNVPPPPPPVSLPPGPSMHGFTSIQEYNLQQLASLAEKVDLNDTSVVAPSANPSPTPSFTLADLLAGEFPVNSTSHAINNLQALAKLEALRSNSMANQDLGNPTLNGGGGLVLGRVQSPVMNESQSLGSLSANTLLNSGYQSLSNSTSPILSQGPDDLKSESMHNMPGVGNSAPGTGAGNYNTHPRATNSKQTPMQIRSKFGQLGPSKGQFNSPHGFCLGTDEDIIVADTNNHRIQIFDKTGEFKSQFGIPGKEEGQLWYPRKVAVMRNCGKFVVCDRGNERSRMQIFTKNGHFIKKIAIRYIDIVAGLAVTSQGHIVAVDSVSPTVFVISDTGNLLSWFDCSDYMREPSDIAISGKEFFVCDFKGHCVVVFNEDGHFLRRIGCENITNFPNGIDISDAGDVLIGDSHGNRFHVAVFSRDGSLISEFECPYVKVSRCCGLKITSEGYIVTLAKNNHHVLVLNTLYIL, encoded by the exons CGGTCGAATGGAATCAATGGAAGCAGCAGCGGCGGCGAAGAGTGTGCCCTTTGTGAGGGCAAGTTGTCATCGCCCAGGTTGCTTTCGTGTCTTCATGTCTTCTGCGAGGCTTGTCTGGACAAGCTACTGATCGATGAGACGGACGAAACAATCAAAGGATCAGCACTGAGTTGTCCTATTTGTGGACAGCGAACGTCTGTTGGAGCTCGCGGTGCTGCTTCACTACCATGCGATTATGTactgacaaatattttagatATGTCGGCAATTGAAAATATGACGGTACTCTGCACTTCTTGTAAGGCCAAAGAAAGTGCTGTGGCGCGTTGCTCTGATTGTGCCAATTTCTTGTGTCCCAATTGTAATACTGCTCATCAATTTATGAGATGTTTCGAGAGCCACAAAGTCATCGCCTTTGAGGATCTCAAAAGATCAAATAAGACTGTACCAATTCATAAACCTATTTTTTGTGATTGTCATCCTGCTGaaaacatcaaattttattgctACACGTGTCaa gagCCTATTTGCAACGAGTGTCTGCTGGTTGAGCACAAAACACCCGAACATCAGTACGAGAGACTCAGTGATGCTGAAGGCAGCCAGATTGAAGAACTAGTCAATTTAATGTCtgagagtaaaaataaaataatagaatgCGACAAAACTTCATCACATCTTGAAAATGCTCTTAGTGAATTACAAGCTCAGCATGATCAAGCTAAAGATCTTATTATTGAGACATTTCAAAGTTATAAAGCTATTTTAGAAAAATGCCGTGATAATGCTTTGAATGATCTCGAGAAATTACATTCCGAACGTGAACTTGAAGTCATGGATACTTTTCataa tgTTGAGAAGAGCGCAGAGAAAATAGAAGACGCGTGTCGTTTTACATCACGACTACTCGAGCACGGGGACTCGACAGAAATTTTGGCTCTCAAACGAACAGTCGCGACTCAACTgatgaatttaataaacaacACACCGAAGTCaaacataaaatattcaattgagTTCCAAACAgactttgataattttgaaaaatttgctaAAGAATCTTTTGGTAAATTCAAAACAGAGAGTACACCTGCTGTTAAAACATCACCAGAAATAATAACGACAATGGCAACTTGCGCATCTCAGCAGCAGCCGCAAccccaacagcagcagcagcagcaacaaatGGTCTCTATTCCATGTCCCAATTCTATAAGCACCAACTCATCCATGTCCTTACCAACGTCAATGCAATCTTCCTTCGAAGGTGATACTTTCATCATTCCTCCACCCACATCGAGCCCACAAAATGTACCACCACCTCCACCGCCCGTTTCTCTTCCTCCAGGTCCTTCCATGCACGGGTTCACAAGCATCCAAGAGTATAATTTACAGCAGCTAGCAAGCTTAGCTGAAAAAGTAGATCTCAATGACACGAGCGTGGTTGCGCCGAGCGCAAACCCAAGTCCAACTCCGTCCTTTACACTGGCCGATTTACTTGCCGGTGAATTTCCAGTTAATTCCACCAGCCATGCAATCAATAACTTGCAGGCCTTGGCTAAGCTCGAAGCTCTCAGAAGTAATTCAATGGCTAATCAAG ATCTAGGCAATCCGACGCTCAATGGCGGAGGAGGTCTTGTTTTAGGTCGCGTTCAATCGCCAGTGATGAATGAATCTCAGAGCCTTGGATCATTAAGTGCAAATACTCTTCTCAATAGCGGTTATCAATCTCTATCAAATTCAACTTCTCCTATTTTATCCCAAGGACCAG ATGACCTTAAAAGTGAATCGATGCACAATATGCCAGGGGTGGGTAACAGTGCCCCCGGTACGGGTGCCGGGAATTACAATACTCATCCACGAGCAACAAACTCAAAGCAAACCCCAATGCAAATTCGATCTAAATTCGGTCAATTGGGTCCAAGCAAGGGACAATTCAATTCACCGCATGGTTTTTGTCTTGGCACTGATGAAGATATTATTGTTGCGGACACCAATAACCACCGAATTCAA atattcGATAAAACAGGTGAGTTTAAGTCACAATTTGGTATCCCTGGTAAGGAGGAAGGACAGCTGTGGTACCCAAGAAAAGTTGCGGTGATGCGTAACTGCGGTAAATTTGTCGTCTGCGATCGCGGGAATGAACGATCTAGGATGCAGATATTCACTAAAAATGGacatttcattaaaaaaatagctaTTCGTTACATCGATATTGTGGCGGGTCTCGCTGTCACGAGTCAAGGGCACATTGTTGCTGTCGACAGTGTGTCACCTACTGTGTTCGTTATAAGCGATACGGGGAATCTTTTAAGCTGGTTTGACTGCAGTGATTATATGAGAGAACCTAGCGATATCGCTATTAgtg gcaAAGAATTTTTCGTCTGCGATTTTAAAGGACACTGCGTGGTGGTATTTAATGAGGACGGTCATTTCTTGCGTCGCATTGGCTGTGAGAATATAACAAATTTCCCAAATGGGATTGACATAAGCGACGCTGGAGATGTTCTTATTGGTGATTCACATGGCAATCGTTTTCATGTTGCCGTATTTTCCCGAGATGGATCTTTAATTTCTGAGTTTGAATGCCCTTATGtaaag GTATCAAGATGTTGCGGCCTTAAAATAACTTCCGAAGGTTACATAGTAACGTTGGCCAAAAATAATCATCACGTCCTCGTGTTAAACACACTCTACATATTATGA